From the genome of Halomonas sp. 1513, one region includes:
- a CDS encoding cysteine synthase B, with protein sequence MHFPTLEDVVGNTPLVRLKRIAAGRNNTLLAKLEGNNPAGSVKDRPALSMIQQAEARGEIRPGDTLIEATSGNTGIALAMAAAIKGYGMTLIMPDNASSERKQAMAAFGAKLITVSKDAGMEGARDLADTMIARGEGKALDQFANPDNPLAHFRTTGPELWQQTDGSITHFISSMGTTGTIMGVSEYLKQQNPAVQIVGLQPEDGASIAGIRRWPEAYLPRIFDASRVDRVLDIGQHEAEVHMRRLAREEGILAGVSSGGALAGALRIAEEVENAVIAFIVCDRGDRYLSTGLYAPEA encoded by the coding sequence ATGCACTTTCCCACGCTCGAGGATGTGGTCGGCAACACCCCCCTGGTCCGCCTGAAGCGCATTGCCGCGGGGCGCAACAACACCCTGCTGGCCAAGCTCGAAGGCAACAACCCGGCCGGCTCGGTCAAGGACCGCCCGGCGCTATCGATGATTCAGCAGGCCGAAGCCCGCGGCGAGATTCGCCCCGGCGACACTCTGATCGAGGCGACCTCGGGCAATACCGGCATCGCGCTGGCCATGGCCGCCGCCATCAAGGGCTACGGCATGACCCTGATCATGCCCGATAACGCCTCCAGCGAACGCAAGCAGGCCATGGCGGCGTTCGGCGCCAAGCTGATCACGGTGTCCAAGGACGCCGGCATGGAAGGCGCCCGCGATCTCGCCGATACCATGATCGCCCGCGGCGAGGGCAAGGCGCTGGATCAGTTCGCCAACCCCGACAACCCGCTGGCACACTTCCGCACCACCGGGCCGGAGCTGTGGCAGCAGACCGACGGCAGCATCACCCATTTCATTAGTTCGATGGGCACCACCGGCACCATCATGGGCGTCTCCGAGTATCTCAAGCAGCAGAACCCGGCGGTGCAGATCGTCGGCCTGCAGCCCGAGGACGGCGCCAGCATCGCCGGCATTCGCCGCTGGCCGGAGGCCTACCTGCCGCGCATCTTCGATGCCAGCCGGGTCGACCGCGTGCTAGACATCGGCCAGCACGAAGCCGAGGTGCACATGCGCCGGCTGGCCCGCGAGGAGGGCATCCTGGCCGGCGTCTCGTCCGGCGGGGCGCTGGCCGGCGCGCTGCGCATCGCCGAGGAGGTCGAGAACGCAGTGATCGCCTTCATCGTCTGCGACCGCGGCGACCGCTACCTGTCCACCGGCCTCTATGCGCCGGAGGCCTGA
- a CDS encoding 23S rRNA (uracil(1939)-C(5))-methyltransferase, giving the protein MAMLGKRRTARPASGTSGLQQRDKAPVREVADGDSVVIERLAHDGRGVAHRSDGKALFVERALPGERVRAAVHRQRKRYDEAHVRELLEASEQRVAPACRHFGQCGGCDLQHLDQAGQREHKLAVLGEHLAREGLSLPANSAVLAAHGHGYRRRARLGVKVDAQGAIHLGFRAKGSHHLLDIHQCTILVPRLAALLAPLHHQLAALEAPRHVGHIELIDSDAGATLVVRQLREHAGDRVRWQAFAAAQGVSLAWWLGRDDARLEWLSAEPELCYRIVADGREVTLRFAPGDFVQVNAAVNQRLIDTALAWLAPAPAARVLDLYAGVGNLSLALACRGGEVLGVEGNPAMVERLAANARHNALDNVTARQADLTQAAAVREVLAWGPSLVVLDPPRDGADTLCAELADSGVPQLLYIACDPATLARDAARLVQGGYRMTRAAVADMFAQTAHLEAMLLFERGG; this is encoded by the coding sequence ATGGCGATGCTCGGCAAGCGCCGCACGGCGCGCCCCGCCTCGGGCACCTCGGGACTGCAGCAGCGCGACAAGGCGCCGGTGCGCGAAGTCGCCGACGGCGACAGCGTGGTGATCGAACGCCTGGCCCATGACGGACGCGGGGTAGCCCATCGCAGCGATGGCAAGGCGCTGTTCGTCGAGCGCGCCCTGCCGGGGGAGCGCGTTCGGGCGGCGGTGCATCGCCAGCGCAAACGCTACGATGAGGCCCACGTCCGCGAGCTGCTCGAGGCGTCCGAGCAGCGCGTCGCCCCGGCGTGTCGCCACTTCGGCCAGTGCGGCGGCTGCGACCTGCAGCACCTCGACCAAGCCGGCCAGCGCGAGCACAAGCTGGCGGTGCTCGGTGAGCACCTGGCGCGTGAGGGGCTGAGCCTGCCGGCGAACAGCGCGGTACTTGCCGCGCATGGCCATGGCTATCGGCGGCGGGCGCGACTCGGCGTCAAGGTCGACGCCCAGGGCGCGATCCACCTCGGCTTTCGTGCCAAGGGCAGCCATCACCTGCTCGACATCCACCAGTGCACTATTCTGGTGCCGCGACTGGCGGCGCTGCTGGCGCCGCTGCACCACCAGCTGGCGGCCCTGGAGGCGCCGCGCCATGTCGGCCACATCGAACTCATCGACAGCGACGCCGGGGCCACCCTGGTGGTGCGTCAGCTTCGCGAGCACGCCGGCGACCGCGTGCGCTGGCAGGCCTTTGCCGCCGCCCAGGGCGTCAGCCTGGCGTGGTGGCTGGGGCGTGACGACGCCCGGCTCGAATGGCTGAGTGCCGAGCCCGAGCTGTGCTATCGCATCGTGGCCGATGGACGTGAGGTGACCCTGAGGTTCGCCCCGGGAGATTTCGTGCAGGTCAACGCGGCGGTCAATCAGCGTCTCATCGACACGGCCCTGGCATGGCTCGCCCCCGCTCCTGCTGCCCGCGTACTCGACCTCTACGCCGGGGTAGGCAACCTGAGCCTGGCGCTGGCCTGCCGCGGCGGCGAGGTGCTGGGCGTCGAGGGCAATCCGGCGATGGTCGAGCGACTCGCCGCCAACGCCCGGCATAACGCCCTGGATAACGTCACTGCTCGCCAAGCCGACCTGACCCAGGCCGCCGCGGTGCGCGAGGTGCTGGCCTGGGGGCCGAGCCTGGTGGTGCTCGACCCGCCGCGGGACGGTGCCGACACCCTGTGTGCCGAGCTGGCCGACAGCGGCGTGCCGCAGCTGCTCTACATCGCCTGCGATCCGGCCACCCTGGCCCGCGATGCGGCACGCCTTGTGCAAGGTGGTTATCGAATGACTCGCGCGGCCGTGGCCGACATGTTCGCGCAGACTGCTCATCTGGAAGCCATGCTGCTATTCGAACGCGGCGGATGA
- a CDS encoding holo-ACP synthase, whose amino-acid sequence MILGIGNDLARIDRFAAGMARHGERFAQRLLGPAELDRYHRHPQPAAFLAKRFAAKEAFLKALGTGLRHGMRWTEIEVVNDALGRPSLVLAGRARAQAQAAGVVTVHLSLSDDDGLALAFVVLEG is encoded by the coding sequence ATGATCCTGGGAATCGGCAACGACCTGGCGCGTATCGACCGCTTTGCGGCGGGTATGGCGCGCCACGGCGAGCGCTTCGCGCAGCGTCTGCTGGGGCCTGCCGAGCTGGATCGCTATCACCGCCACCCGCAGCCGGCGGCCTTTCTGGCCAAGCGCTTTGCCGCCAAGGAGGCGTTCCTCAAGGCACTCGGCACCGGGCTACGCCACGGCATGCGCTGGACCGAGATCGAGGTCGTCAATGATGCCCTTGGCCGGCCCTCGCTGGTCCTGGCCGGGCGTGCCCGTGCGCAGGCCCAGGCCGCCGGCGTGGTCACCGTTCACCTGTCGCTGTCCGACGACGACGGGCTGGCATTGGCGTTCGTGGTGCTCGAGGGCTGA